The Rhodopseudomonas palustris genome window below encodes:
- a CDS encoding O-acetyl-ADP-ribose deacetylase translates to MSTFARRIGAATLEVVVADITTLSLDAIVNAANGSLLGGGGVDGAIHRAAGPQLLAACRKLDGCSTGDAKITRGYDLPARHVIHAVGPIWRDGDSGEDEALASCYRRALELCQQHGLASVAFSAISTGIYGFPPERAAPIAVAACIDALPGAPSVTKVLFCCFSAPSAALHRAALTGALD, encoded by the coding sequence CTGAGCACCTTCGCACGCCGGATCGGCGCGGCGACCCTGGAGGTCGTCGTCGCCGACATCACCACGCTTTCGCTCGATGCGATCGTCAACGCCGCCAATGGCTCGCTGCTCGGCGGCGGCGGAGTGGACGGCGCGATTCACCGCGCAGCGGGGCCGCAATTGCTGGCCGCATGCCGCAAGCTCGACGGCTGTTCCACCGGCGATGCCAAGATCACGCGCGGCTACGACCTTCCCGCACGGCATGTGATCCATGCCGTCGGCCCGATCTGGCGCGATGGCGATTCCGGCGAGGACGAAGCGCTCGCCTCCTGCTATCGCCGCGCGCTCGAGCTGTGCCAGCAACACGGCCTCGCCTCGGTTGCGTTTTCGGCGATCTCCACCGGCATTTACGGCTTTCCCCCTGAGCGCGCCGCGCCGATCGCGGTCGCCGCCTGCATCGACGCGCTGCCCGGCGCGCCGTCGGTGACCAAGGTGCTGTTCTGCTGCTTCTCCGCGCCGAGCGCCGCCTTGCACCGCGCGGCGCTGACTGGGGCCCTTGATTAG
- a CDS encoding serine hydrolase domain-containing protein gives MILHRAARTLFAGALVAFAAGQASGPAAAEGTFDPPPGAQFSQAKLAHIDAFFDKIIAEGKIPGAVVYIEQRGKPVYQKYFGVHDVATKAPMTDDTIFRLASLTKPFTAFAVMMLVDDGKLKLDDPVSKYIPAFAETKVGVEKTRDNGEKYLDFETLKRPIKISDLLLHTSGITYGFYGDNLVRKAIAAAKIYDGDPSNAEFADRIAKVPLQEQPGTLWDYGNSYEVLGRVIEVASGKPFYEYQKEKLFDPLGMKDTRYYLAEDGQKARMAQPMPNDADFRVGRPSRPDIVKKWESGGGGLTSTPNDVIRFVRMLLHKGELDGKRYLSEAAFKEMTTDHIGPNSGIARDHFYFPGDGFGYGYGLAVRTDPGNAKPPPPGSIGELKWDGASGCYFVVDPKQEMFFVLMEQTPSQRQPVQRELKKLVYEALVD, from the coding sequence ATGATCTTGCATCGTGCCGCGCGAACGCTGTTTGCTGGAGCGCTGGTCGCGTTCGCCGCCGGACAGGCGTCGGGCCCGGCGGCCGCGGAAGGAACCTTCGACCCGCCGCCCGGCGCGCAATTCTCGCAGGCCAAGCTCGCGCACATCGACGCGTTCTTCGACAAGATCATCGCCGAGGGCAAGATCCCCGGCGCGGTGGTGTATATCGAGCAGCGCGGCAAGCCGGTGTATCAGAAGTATTTTGGCGTGCACGACGTCGCGACGAAAGCGCCGATGACCGACGACACCATCTTCCGGCTGGCCTCGCTGACCAAGCCGTTCACCGCCTTCGCGGTGATGATGCTGGTCGACGACGGCAAGCTGAAGCTCGACGACCCGGTGTCGAAGTACATTCCGGCCTTCGCCGAGACCAAGGTCGGCGTCGAGAAGACGCGCGACAACGGCGAGAAGTATCTCGATTTCGAGACGCTGAAGCGGCCGATCAAAATCAGCGACCTGCTGCTGCACACGTCGGGCATCACCTACGGCTTCTACGGCGACAATCTGGTGCGCAAGGCGATCGCCGCCGCCAAGATCTACGACGGCGACCCCAGCAACGCCGAATTCGCCGACCGCATCGCCAAAGTGCCGCTGCAGGAGCAGCCCGGCACGCTGTGGGACTACGGCAATTCCTACGAGGTGCTCGGCCGCGTCATCGAAGTGGCGTCGGGCAAGCCGTTCTACGAGTATCAGAAAGAGAAGCTGTTCGATCCGCTCGGGATGAAGGACACGCGTTACTATCTGGCGGAGGACGGGCAGAAAGCGCGGATGGCGCAGCCGATGCCCAACGACGCCGATTTCCGCGTCGGCCGCCCGAGCCGGCCGGACATCGTCAAGAAATGGGAATCCGGCGGTGGCGGTCTGACCTCGACGCCGAACGACGTGATCCGGTTCGTGCGGATGCTGCTGCACAAGGGCGAACTCGACGGCAAGCGCTATCTCAGCGAAGCGGCCTTCAAGGAGATGACCACCGATCATATCGGTCCGAATTCCGGCATCGCGCGCGATCACTTCTATTTCCCCGGCGACGGCTTCGGTTACGGCTACGGCCTTGCCGTCCGCACCGACCCCGGCAACGCCAAGCCGCCGCCGCCCGGCTCCATTGGCGAACTGAAATGGGACGGCGCCTCGGGCTGTTATTTCGTGGTCGACCCGAAGCAGGAGATGTTCTTCGTGCTGATGGAGCAGACCCCGTCGCAGCGCCAGCCGGTCCAGCGCGAACTCAAGAAGCTGGTTTACGAGGCGCTGGTCGACTGA
- the rpsD gene encoding 30S ribosomal protein S4, with amino-acid sequence MTKRSEAKYKIDRRMGQNIWGRPKSPVNRREYGPGQHGQRRKGKLSDFGVQLRAKQKLKGYYANISERQFHSIYVEATRLKGDSGENLIGLLERRLDTVVYRAKFVSTMFAARQFINHGHVKVNGKRVNISSYKVRVGDLIEVKEASKQLAFVLEASQLAERDVPDYIEVDHGKMTAKFGRIPALSDVPFAVQMEPHLIVEFYSR; translated from the coding sequence ATGACAAAGCGCAGTGAAGCCAAGTATAAAATCGACCGCCGGATGGGCCAGAACATCTGGGGCCGCCCGAAGAGCCCGGTCAACCGCCGCGAATACGGCCCCGGCCAGCACGGCCAGCGCCGCAAGGGCAAGCTCTCCGACTTCGGCGTGCAGCTCCGCGCCAAGCAGAAGCTCAAGGGCTATTACGCCAATATTTCCGAGCGCCAGTTCCATTCGATCTATGTCGAGGCGACCCGCCTCAAGGGCGATTCGGGCGAGAACCTGATCGGCCTCTTGGAGCGCCGGCTCGACACCGTGGTGTACCGCGCCAAATTCGTCTCGACGATGTTCGCGGCGCGCCAGTTCATCAATCACGGCCACGTCAAGGTCAACGGCAAGCGCGTCAACATCTCGAGCTACAAGGTTCGGGTCGGCGACCTGATCGAGGTCAAGGAAGCCTCGAAGCAGCTCGCCTTCGTGCTCGAAGCCAGCCAGCTCGCCGAGCGCGACGTGCCGGACTACATCGAGGTCGACCACGGCAAGATGACCGCCAAGTTCGGGCGCATCCCGGCTTTGTCCGACGTGCCCTTCGCGGTTCAGATGGAGCCGCATCTGATCGTCGAATTCTATTCGCGCTGA
- a CDS encoding low temperature requirement protein A: MTTEASNAANLLRVRRPHEHSRVTYVELFFDLVFVFAVTQVSHFLLGHFTPVGALQALILMSAIWWVWVYTSWITNWLDPELTRVRLMLFALMSAGLLLSTSIPRAFESRGLAFALAFVAMQVGRSAFAFLSTPKAEPLRINFFRITSWLCVSGLFWIAGGLLDGYARIALWMIALAIEYAGPVAGFYVPWIGASTTRDWSVEGGHMAERCALFIIIALGESIVVTGATFAGLEWTATTFTAFASTLIGAIAMWWIYFHIGVHLGADRISHSNDPGRLARLAYTYIHLPIVAGIVVTAVSDEQVLAHPSGHADIKVTITTVGGPMLFLIGVLLFKRAVRGHLQPSHMAGIAALLALIPFAPLVPPLALSMATTAILLAVGYWEAVSLGAAARSPVE, translated from the coding sequence GTGACGACGGAGGCATCGAACGCCGCCAATCTGCTCCGCGTGCGAAGACCGCACGAACACAGCCGCGTCACCTATGTCGAATTGTTCTTCGACCTGGTGTTCGTGTTCGCCGTCACCCAGGTGTCGCATTTCCTGCTGGGGCATTTCACGCCGGTCGGCGCGCTGCAGGCGCTGATCCTGATGTCGGCGATCTGGTGGGTGTGGGTCTACACTTCCTGGATCACCAACTGGCTCGATCCCGAACTCACCCGCGTCCGATTGATGCTGTTCGCGCTGATGAGCGCCGGGTTGCTGCTGTCGACCTCGATCCCGCGCGCCTTCGAGAGCCGCGGCCTCGCTTTCGCGCTGGCCTTCGTGGCGATGCAGGTCGGACGCAGTGCTTTCGCCTTTCTCTCGACGCCGAAAGCCGAGCCGCTACGGATCAATTTCTTCCGGATCACGAGCTGGCTGTGCGTCAGCGGGCTGTTCTGGATCGCTGGCGGCCTGCTCGACGGATATGCGCGGATCGCGCTGTGGATGATCGCGCTGGCGATCGAATATGCCGGGCCCGTGGCGGGCTTCTACGTGCCGTGGATCGGCGCCTCGACGACGCGGGACTGGAGCGTCGAGGGCGGCCACATGGCCGAGCGTTGCGCGCTGTTCATAATCATCGCGCTCGGCGAATCGATCGTGGTGACGGGCGCCACCTTCGCCGGCCTCGAATGGACCGCGACGACCTTCACCGCCTTCGCCTCGACGCTGATCGGGGCGATCGCGATGTGGTGGATCTATTTCCACATCGGCGTGCATCTCGGCGCGGACCGGATCTCGCACTCGAACGATCCCGGCCGGCTGGCGCGGCTGGCCTACACCTACATCCATCTGCCGATCGTCGCCGGCATCGTCGTCACCGCGGTCAGCGACGAGCAGGTGCTGGCGCATCCCAGCGGCCACGCCGACATCAAGGTGACGATCACCACGGTCGGCGGCCCAATGCTGTTCCTGATCGGGGTGCTGCTGTTCAAGCGCGCGGTGCGCGGCCATCTGCAGCCGTCGCACATGGCCGGCATCGCCGCGCTACTGGCGCTGATCCCGTTCGCGCCGCTGGTCCCGCCGCTGGCGCTGTCGATGGCGACCACCGCCATCCTGCTCGCGGTCGGCTATTGGGAAGCCGTCTCGCTCGGCGCCGCCGCGCGCTCGCCGGTGGAATAG
- the egtB gene encoding ergothioneine biosynthesis protein EgtB — translation MSSAAASVVVSSPSSDLTAPAPAGGLAEAYRAVRDETERRAAPLGPEDQVVQSMPDASPAKWHRAHTTWFFEQFLLGPHKPGYQVFHPDYAYLFNSYYVSAGPRHTRAARGLLTRPGADDVTAYRRAVDEAMLALFAEADAATLAPLVEVGLNHEQQHQELLLTDILHAFAQNPIPPAYDPAWKLSAADRSGDGWVDLPEGIHAIGHAGDSFHFDNEKPVHRALVGPVKLSRHLVTNGEWLQFMADGGYRSATLWLMDGFAAAEREGWEAPGHWRQIDGEWTIMTLGGLQPIDPDAPVCHISYYEADAYARWAGKHLPTEMEWEVAARAGQLNDAFGLVWQWTRSAYAPYPGYRAIEGALGEYNGKFMVNQLVLRGSSCVTPAGHSRITYRNFFYPYHRWQFTGLRLADYDV, via the coding sequence ATGTCCTCTGCCGCAGCTTCTGTGGTCGTTTCTTCCCCTTCTTCCGACTTGACGGCCCCCGCTCCGGCCGGCGGCCTCGCCGAGGCCTACCGCGCCGTCCGCGACGAGACCGAGCGCCGCGCGGCTCCGCTCGGCCCTGAAGATCAGGTGGTGCAGTCGATGCCGGACGCCAGCCCGGCGAAATGGCACCGCGCGCATACGACATGGTTTTTCGAGCAGTTCCTGCTCGGACCACACAAGCCCGGCTACCAGGTCTTCCACCCCGACTACGCTTATCTGTTCAATTCCTATTACGTCTCCGCCGGCCCGCGGCACACCCGGGCGGCGCGCGGGCTGCTGACGAGGCCGGGCGCCGACGACGTCACCGCCTATCGGCGCGCTGTCGACGAAGCGATGCTGGCGCTGTTCGCCGAGGCCGACGCGGCGACGCTGGCGCCGCTGGTCGAGGTCGGGCTGAACCACGAACAGCAGCATCAGGAATTGCTGCTGACAGACATTCTGCACGCCTTCGCGCAGAATCCGATTCCGCCGGCGTACGATCCGGCCTGGAAGCTCTCCGCCGCCGACCGCAGCGGCGACGGCTGGGTCGATCTGCCCGAAGGCATCCATGCGATCGGCCACGCCGGCGACAGCTTCCATTTCGACAACGAGAAGCCGGTCCATCGCGCGCTGGTCGGGCCGGTGAAGCTGTCGCGCCATCTCGTCACCAATGGCGAATGGCTGCAGTTCATGGCCGACGGCGGCTATCGCAGCGCGACGCTGTGGCTGATGGACGGCTTCGCCGCGGCCGAACGCGAGGGCTGGGAAGCGCCGGGCCACTGGCGCCAGATCGACGGCGAGTGGACCATCATGACGCTCGGCGGCCTGCAGCCGATCGATCCCGACGCGCCGGTCTGCCACATCAGCTATTACGAGGCCGACGCCTATGCGCGCTGGGCCGGCAAGCATCTGCCGACCGAGATGGAATGGGAAGTCGCGGCCCGCGCCGGCCAGCTCAACGACGCCTTCGGGCTGGTCTGGCAGTGGACCCGCAGCGCCTACGCGCCCTACCCGGGCTATCGCGCCATCGAAGGCGCGCTCGGCGAATACAACGGCAAGTTCATGGTCAATCAACTGGTGCTGCGCGGCTCGTCCTGCGTAACGCCGGCCGGTCACAGCCGTATCACTTATCGCAACTTCTTCTATCCGTACCACCGCTGGCAGTTCACCGGACTCCGGCTCGCCGACTACGACGTCTGA
- a CDS encoding BolA family transcriptional regulator, with the protein MPMDARDIEAMIKAAIPDAEVTIRDLAGDGDHYAATVVSESFRGKSRVQQHQIVYASLQGQMGGVLHALALQTGVPEA; encoded by the coding sequence ATGCCGATGGATGCCCGCGACATCGAGGCCATGATCAAGGCCGCGATTCCCGACGCGGAGGTGACGATTCGCGACCTCGCCGGCGACGGCGACCATTACGCGGCGACGGTGGTGTCCGAATCGTTCCGCGGTAAGTCGCGGGTGCAGCAACACCAGATCGTCTACGCCTCGCTGCAGGGGCAGATGGGCGGCGTCCTGCACGCGCTCGCGCTGCAGACCGGGGTGCCGGAAGCCTGA
- the egtD gene encoding L-histidine N(alpha)-methyltransferase has translation MNMHVAVHARAHQLDPQTQTFAADVLDGLSQPQKSLSPKYFYDDAGSELFVEITKLPEYYPTRTELGILRDRAGEIAALIPPNAAIVEFGAGATTKIRLLLAAHEVAAYVPVDISGDFITAQAAELRRDFPDLAVYPVAADFTEPFALPEAVRDLPKVGFFPGSTLGNFEPQDAAHFLNSARDILGDGARLIIGVDLEKDERLLVPAYDDAAGVTAKFNLNVLERINRELDGDVELPAFAHRAIYNRDLHRIEMHLVSLRDQTVRILGEPIAFRAGETIHTENSYKYSLARFRALAQDSGWTLKQSWTDADGLFSVHALEAEG, from the coding sequence ATGAATATGCACGTCGCCGTGCACGCGCGAGCGCACCAGCTCGATCCGCAGACGCAGACTTTCGCGGCCGACGTGCTGGACGGCCTGTCGCAGCCGCAGAAATCGCTGTCGCCGAAATACTTCTACGACGACGCCGGCTCCGAGCTGTTCGTCGAAATCACCAAGCTGCCGGAATACTACCCGACCCGCACCGAGCTCGGCATCCTGCGCGACCGCGCCGGCGAGATCGCCGCGCTGATTCCGCCGAACGCCGCGATCGTCGAATTCGGTGCCGGCGCCACCACCAAGATCCGCCTGCTGCTCGCGGCCCACGAGGTCGCCGCCTACGTGCCGGTCGATATTTCCGGCGACTTCATCACCGCGCAGGCCGCGGAGCTGCGCCGCGACTTCCCCGACCTCGCGGTGTATCCGGTCGCGGCCGACTTCACCGAGCCGTTCGCGCTGCCCGAGGCGGTGCGCGATCTGCCCAAGGTCGGTTTCTTCCCGGGCTCGACGCTCGGCAATTTCGAACCGCAGGACGCCGCGCACTTTCTGAACAGCGCCCGCGACATTCTCGGCGACGGGGCGCGGCTGATCATCGGCGTCGATCTGGAGAAGGACGAGCGGCTCTTGGTGCCGGCCTATGACGATGCCGCCGGCGTCACCGCGAAGTTCAATCTCAACGTGCTGGAGCGGATCAACCGCGAGCTCGACGGCGACGTCGAACTGCCGGCGTTCGCGCATCGCGCGATCTACAACCGCGATCTGCACCGGATCGAGATGCATCTGGTCAGCCTGCGCGACCAGACCGTGCGCATTCTCGGCGAGCCGATCGCGTTCCGCGCCGGCGAAACCATCCACACCGAGAACAGCTACAAATACAGCCTCGCGCGTTTCCGCGCGCTGGCGCAGGACTCGGGTTGGACGCTGAAGCAAAGCTGGACCGACGCGGACGGATTGTTCTCGGTGCACGCGCTGGAGGCGGAGGGCTGA
- a CDS encoding acyltransferase has protein sequence MRGTIRRIPLGRRLVADLMWASQGVPLITYQRRLDLRPMAQARARLTSPPGFAAIIAKAFALVAREQPVLRTLVMDFPWPHFYELPRSVAVIAIARQINGEDSVLAQKLVAPDELSLACVDGLIREAQSAPVDQVPMFRKLMRICALPLPLRRFIWWGGLSLARQRANYFGSFGLSSVSAIAAGDLYPISPGPYMLSFGRLDDDGGLDMVIRFDHRLIDAAPIARFMTRLEQVLNTAIAGELQAMHGTQAAKPPVRVVRG, from the coding sequence GTGCGCGGAACCATTCGACGCATACCGCTGGGTCGGCGGCTGGTCGCCGACCTGATGTGGGCCTCCCAAGGCGTGCCGCTGATCACCTATCAGCGCCGGCTGGATCTGCGGCCGATGGCCCAGGCGCGCGCGCGGCTGACCTCGCCGCCGGGCTTCGCCGCGATCATCGCCAAGGCGTTCGCGCTGGTGGCGCGGGAGCAGCCGGTGCTGCGCACGCTGGTGATGGATTTCCCGTGGCCGCATTTCTACGAGCTGCCGCGCAGCGTCGCGGTGATCGCGATCGCGCGGCAGATCAACGGCGAGGACAGCGTTCTGGCGCAAAAACTGGTCGCGCCCGACGAATTGTCGCTGGCCTGCGTCGATGGCCTGATCCGCGAGGCGCAATCCGCGCCGGTCGACCAGGTGCCGATGTTCCGCAAGCTGATGCGGATCTGCGCGCTGCCGTTGCCGCTGCGGCGGTTCATCTGGTGGGGCGGGCTGTCGCTGGCCCGGCAGCGGGCCAATTATTTCGGCAGCTTCGGGCTGTCCTCGGTGTCGGCGATCGCCGCCGGCGACCTCTACCCGATCAGCCCCGGCCCCTACATGCTGAGCTTCGGCCGGCTCGACGACGACGGCGGCCTCGACATGGTGATCCGATTCGACCACCGCCTGATCGACGCCGCCCCGATCGCCCGGTTCATGACCCGGCTCGAACAGGTGCTGAACACCGCCATCGCCGGCGAATTGCAGGCGATGCACGGCACCCAGGCGGCCAAGCCGCCGGTCCGGGTGGTGCGGGGATAG
- a CDS encoding threonine aldolase family protein: MSYIPPRPDPQAPPVHINLLSDTQTRPTPAMREAMARAAVGDEQTGDDPTVNALNERVAALLGKEAAVFLPSGTMCNVTATLATCRPGDEIVAHRTAHILSREGGAHAALGGFQITPLDGDGGQFSLAAFRAALHPRSRYEPPQTMVSVEQTANIGGGTIWPQATLDAVAAAGKAAGLATHMDGARLMNAVVATGIAAKDMTAGWDSVWIDFSKGLGAPVGASLAGSRAFIDEVWRWKQRLGGSMRQSGIIAAACSYALDHHVERLAEDHANARALAAALAQIAGVEVQEPQTNLVFFRPDGAGVAGNAMVAKLRQRGVLLAMMDGRIRACTHLDVGRAMIDETVALVREILRGA, encoded by the coding sequence ATGTCCTACATCCCTCCCCGCCCCGATCCGCAGGCACCTCCGGTGCACATCAATCTGCTGTCCGACACCCAGACCCGGCCGACGCCGGCGATGCGGGAGGCGATGGCGCGCGCCGCGGTCGGCGACGAACAGACCGGCGACGACCCGACCGTCAATGCGCTGAACGAGCGCGTCGCCGCCCTGCTCGGCAAGGAAGCCGCGGTGTTCCTGCCGTCCGGCACGATGTGCAACGTCACCGCAACGCTGGCGACCTGCCGGCCCGGCGACGAGATCGTCGCGCATCGCACCGCGCATATCCTGTCGCGTGAGGGCGGCGCCCATGCGGCGCTCGGCGGCTTCCAGATCACGCCGCTCGACGGCGACGGCGGGCAGTTCTCGCTGGCCGCGTTCCGCGCGGCATTGCATCCGCGCTCGCGCTACGAGCCGCCGCAGACCATGGTCAGCGTCGAGCAGACCGCCAATATCGGCGGCGGCACGATCTGGCCCCAGGCCACGCTCGACGCCGTCGCCGCGGCTGGCAAGGCGGCCGGCCTCGCCACCCATATGGACGGCGCGCGGCTGATGAACGCGGTGGTCGCAACCGGCATCGCGGCGAAGGACATGACCGCCGGCTGGGACTCGGTGTGGATCGATTTCAGCAAGGGCCTCGGCGCGCCGGTCGGCGCTTCGCTCGCCGGCTCACGCGCCTTCATCGACGAAGTGTGGCGCTGGAAGCAGCGGCTCGGCGGCTCGATGCGGCAGTCCGGAATCATCGCGGCCGCCTGCAGCTACGCACTCGATCATCACGTCGAGCGCCTGGCGGAGGATCACGCCAATGCGCGGGCGCTGGCCGCGGCGCTGGCGCAGATCGCCGGCGTCGAGGTGCAGGAGCCGCAGACCAATCTGGTGTTTTTCCGCCCCGACGGCGCCGGTGTGGCCGGCAACGCGATGGTGGCCAAGCTGCGGCAGCGCGGCGTGCTGCTGGCGATGATGGACGGCCGGATCCGCGCCTGCACGCATCTCGATGTCGGCCGCGCGATGATCGACGAGACGGTCGCGCTGGTGCGGGAGATTCTGCGCGGGGCCTAA
- the grxD gene encoding Grx4 family monothiol glutaredoxin, protein MSIEQFIDNEVKANDVVLFMKGTPQFPQCGFSGQVVQILDHIGVAYKGHNVLESAELRDGIKQFSNWPTIPQLYVKGEFVGGCDIIREMFQAGELQKLFTDKGIKAAA, encoded by the coding sequence ATGAGCATCGAGCAATTCATCGACAATGAAGTGAAGGCCAACGACGTCGTGCTGTTCATGAAGGGCACGCCGCAGTTTCCGCAGTGCGGCTTCTCGGGTCAGGTGGTGCAGATCCTCGATCACATCGGCGTCGCCTATAAGGGCCACAACGTGCTGGAATCGGCCGAGCTGCGCGACGGCATCAAGCAGTTCTCGAACTGGCCGACGATTCCGCAGCTCTACGTGAAGGGCGAGTTCGTCGGCGGTTGCGATATCATCCGCGAGATGTTCCAGGCCGGCGAACTGCAGAAGCTGTTCACCGACAAGGGCATCAAGGCCGCCGCCTGA
- a CDS encoding acyltransferase produces MTTTYPTAGALAAPAAASTAHVRDLSLDRARTFLTILVLIHHSVIPYTHFGHTDEKSWIGFDCVVLATDSFFMAMFFMLSGLFLWPSLDHRPKMGTFARDRLIRLGIPFAIAAVTVIPIAYYALALQQNPDTRFTEFWWNMITVGPWPSGPLWFLWVLLIFSVVGGTAYRISRRTLDPLNRLAALGFARPGLYIVAVFAITAVLYVPARVYFGPNQWFEFGPFSVQASRVLLYAAYFFIGAGIGACHPERGVLSAGGRLAQQWHIWALLALVPYAAMWGFIGIKRGILDNPPDLPAWYEAGYGLAFTAFSVTVIFAILAYFLRFKRAGWSILDPLQHDAYGIFLVHYAWMLWLQYALFNVDLPAIAKAAIVFTLGLLLSWATTAGLRKIPGAYRVL; encoded by the coding sequence GTGACGACAACCTATCCGACGGCCGGTGCCCTCGCCGCGCCCGCAGCCGCGAGTACGGCGCATGTGCGCGACCTGTCGCTGGATCGTGCGCGGACCTTCCTCACCATCCTGGTGCTGATTCACCATTCGGTGATCCCCTACACCCATTTCGGCCACACCGACGAAAAGTCCTGGATCGGATTCGACTGCGTCGTGCTCGCCACCGACAGCTTCTTCATGGCGATGTTCTTCATGCTGTCGGGGCTGTTCCTGTGGCCGAGCCTCGACCACCGGCCGAAGATGGGGACGTTCGCGCGCGACCGGCTGATCCGGCTCGGGATTCCTTTCGCGATCGCCGCCGTCACGGTGATTCCGATCGCCTACTACGCGCTGGCGCTGCAGCAGAACCCCGACACGCGCTTCACCGAATTCTGGTGGAACATGATCACGGTCGGGCCGTGGCCGAGCGGGCCGCTGTGGTTTCTGTGGGTGCTGCTGATCTTCAGCGTGGTCGGCGGCACCGCCTACCGAATTTCGCGGCGGACGCTCGATCCGCTCAATCGTCTCGCCGCGCTCGGCTTCGCGCGGCCGGGGCTCTACATCGTCGCAGTGTTCGCGATCACCGCCGTGCTCTACGTACCGGCGCGAGTGTATTTCGGACCGAACCAGTGGTTCGAATTCGGGCCGTTCTCGGTGCAGGCCAGCCGCGTGCTGCTCTATGCCGCGTATTTCTTCATCGGCGCCGGAATCGGCGCATGTCATCCGGAGCGCGGCGTGCTCAGCGCCGGCGGCAGACTGGCGCAGCAATGGCATATCTGGGCGCTGCTCGCGCTCGTTCCCTATGCGGCGATGTGGGGCTTCATCGGCATCAAGCGCGGCATTCTCGACAATCCGCCGGATCTGCCGGCGTGGTACGAGGCCGGCTACGGCCTCGCCTTCACGGCCTTCAGCGTCACCGTGATCTTCGCGATCCTGGCCTACTTCCTGCGCTTCAAGCGCGCCGGCTGGAGCATCCTCGACCCGCTGCAGCACGACGCCTACGGCATCTTCCTGGTGCACTACGCCTGGATGCTGTGGCTGCAATACGCGCTGTTCAACGTCGACCTCCCGGCGATCGCCAAGGCCGCGATCGTGTTCACGCTGGGGCTGCTGCTGAGCTGGGCGACGACCGCGGGGCTGCGGAAGATACCGGGGGCGTATCGGGTGCTGTGA
- a CDS encoding DUF427 domain-containing protein, producing the protein MKIPGPDHPITITPNPKRVRVTAGDTVIADTTRALTLQESNYPPVHYIPRADAEMTLLAATDRSTHCPYKGDASYFSIEAGGRTLANAIWSYEAPFPAMVEIAGYLAFYPDKVKIEELPA; encoded by the coding sequence ATGAAGATCCCCGGCCCCGACCATCCGATCACGATCACGCCGAATCCGAAGCGGGTGCGCGTCACCGCCGGCGACACGGTGATCGCCGACACCACGCGCGCGCTGACCCTGCAGGAATCGAACTATCCGCCGGTGCACTATATTCCGCGCGCCGACGCCGAGATGACGCTGCTCGCCGCGACCGACCGCAGCACCCATTGCCCCTACAAGGGCGACGCCAGCTATTTCAGCATCGAAGCCGGCGGCCGGACCCTGGCGAATGCGATCTGGAGCTACGAGGCGCCGTTTCCGGCGATGGTGGAGATCGCCGGCTACCTCGCGTTCTATCCGGACAAGGTCAAGATCGAGGAATTACCGGCGTAA